A section of the Primulina eburnea isolate SZY01 chromosome 1, ASM2296580v1, whole genome shotgun sequence genome encodes:
- the LOC140828468 gene encoding uncharacterized protein — translation MKPMLAKSSVGNIRKPVKFLAPGKLAKERGYGHKTRPVGDSNGNASAHKSLGGIQRLQVEQEAQYIGYQRRIGGISAHTLIVHFGEDEWKERDFTDDSSFLEILNICKKFIDIYSVGFKVTDGDGKPLRNDKDLLAMLNEHEYVENIDIYVDVDETAQPLLFKLPEDNTTSDYISIPRVPKVRDTKILGDYKANEKFIVRGDVVNGSEQASTVQWFITISKNFDIETGLQSISECTINKDFQIPIEAVGHYLVAKFTPMTEDGESGESSYVVTDKYVDDSATQKARKVRGKNKNKKIAALKSGEKMEIEFYNNRAVGKHHRYWSRHLGKIVRDKHICPIQVKTWKELTELDKQHMWDSVKECFFNPNIELYREHTLEHMGALWTAWRSSLNVDYVRPCKTKAEVLKNVPQGFNAKEWDWLVTNKFLTDGFQKTSNQNSNNRVNGVMPHRTGSKPHRQLIYEMGGKDNNPPDIAKIFYETRHKNGKLVDPETQEKYVVEKCFGPQRHSHVFGFGGGMKRKHFNCSQADYIKDLEAKLHEKEEENNNLKRRMDGIESRLSKIENENQATSDAPTMSGEDDTLP, via the exons ATGAAACCAATGCTTGCCAAAAGTAGTGTAGGCAACATCCGAAAGCCTGTAAAATTTTTAGCTCCTGGTAAGTTGGCCAAGGAGCGTGGATATGGACATAAAACGAGGCCTGTTGGAGATTCTAATG GAAATGCATCTGCTCACAAGAGCTTAGGGGGAATTCAAAGGCTACAGGTTGAGCAAGAAGCTCAATACATCGGCTATCAACGAAGAATTG GTGGAATTTCAGCCCATACTCTTATTGTGCATTTTGGGGAAGATGAATGGAAAGAAAGAGATTTTACGGATGATAGTTCTTTCTTAGAAATCTTGAATATATGTAAAAAGTTCATTGACATATATTCTGTTGGTTTCAAAGTCACGGATGGGGATGGTAAGCCTTTGAGAAATGATAAAGATTTATTGGCTATGTTGAATGAACATGAGTACGTGGAGAACATAGACATTTATGTAGATGTGGATGAAACTGCCCAACCATTGCTCTTCAAACTGCCTGAAGACAATACAACATCTG ATTATATCTCAATCCCAAGAGTTCCAAAAGTGAGAGATACTAAAATATTGGGTGATTATAAGGCAAATGAGAAATTCATTGTACGGGGGGATGTGGTAAATGGAAGTGAACAAGCTAGTACAGTTCAATGGTTCATAACTATTTCGAAGAACTTTGATATCGAGACTGGCTTGCAATCTATCAGTGAATGTACGATCAACAAG GATTTTCAAATACCAATTGAGGCTGTTGGTCATTATCTTGTTGCTAAATTTACTCCTATGACTGAAGATGGTGAAAGTGGTGAATCGAGCTATGTTGTTACAGACAAATATGTTGATG ATTCAGCAACTCAAAAGGCGAGAAAAGTTAGAGGAAAAAATAAGAATAAGAAAATTGCAGCTTTAAAAAGTGGAGAAAAGATGGAGATCGAATTCTACAACAATCGTGCAGTGGGAAAACATCACAGATATTGGTCAAGACACTTGGGGAAAATCGTGCGCGACAAGCATATCTGCCCTATACAAGTGAAAACATGGAAAGAATTGACTGAATTAGACAAGCAACACATGTGGGATTCGGTGAAG gAATGCTTTTTCAATCCTAATATAGAATTATATCGTGAGCATACTTTGGAGCATATGGGGGCTTTGTGGACAGCATGGAGGTCATCCTTGAATGTTGACTATGTGAGACCTTGCAAAACTAAAGCTGAAGTTTTAAAGAATGTGCCGCAAGGGTTTAATGCTAAAGAATGGGACTGGCTTGTAACTAATAAGTTCTTAACTGATGGGTTTCAG AAAACCAGTAACCAGAATTCTAATAATCGGGTAAATGGAGTAATGCCTCATCGAACTGGAAGCAAGCCGCACAGACAACTGATATATGAAATG GGAGGCAAGGATAATAACCCACCTGATATTGCAAAAATTTTCTATGAGACTCGACATAAAAATGGAAAGCTTGTTGATCCAGAAACGCaagaaaaatat GTTGTTGAAAAGTGTTTTGGACCACAGCGCCATAGTCATGTCTTTGGTTTTGGAGGTggaatgaaaagaaaacattttaattgTTCACAAGCTGATTATATAAAAGATCTTGAGGCTAAGCTCCATGAGAAGGAAGAAGAAAATAATAATCTTAAGAGACGCATGGATGGAATTGAAAGTAGATTATCGAAAATCGAGAATGAAAACCAAGCAACTTCAGATGCACCTACAATGTCTGGTGAAG ATGACACGCTGCCTTAA
- the LOC140828456 gene encoding uncharacterized protein, whose translation MDGFYRSGSEIGSSSENKHGEEPNDEAKKFYRLLKDSEQPTYPGCDTSKLSVLVKLLHIKSIGRWSNDSFDMLLQLLKQILPIGSNLPESYYDSKKIIKDLGLSYQKIDVCKNDCMLYWKEEDKSNMCKICGASRWKENSHNEETKVRNNGKKLAVKTLRYFPLKPRLQRLFMSKKTASFMRWHHEKRLDDGLMRHPADSMAWKSFDDLHKDFSIEPRNVRLGLASDGFQPFTHSKKSYSIWPVILIPYNLPPWMCMKESNFILSSLIPGPEGPGDAIDVYLQPLIEELKELWEVGIETFDASTRQNFKLHASLLWTINDFPAYGNLSGWSTKGKMACPCCNKDTCSMRLANGKKQCYMGHRRYLHSNHKWRKNKSLFDGTKEVRPPPLSLSGGDVLAQVNDLEGNILTKDVKRKVKISHENRGDNWNKKSIFFELPYWSSLLLRHNLDVMHIEKNIFENIVKTIMNTKGKTKDNVQARLDLEALKIRPDLHPIRKGDKLELPIASYTLSAEEKHLFCLFFKQLRVSDGFSSNISQSVNLKEHKISGLKSHDFHVLLQHLLPLGIRGLLPKAVCEPLIELSLFFTSLGAKTLKVSELQKIESQILITLCKLEQVFLPSFFDVMVHLPVHLAKEAIIGGPVQYRWMYAIERMLYELKQLIRNMARPEGSIAEGYIAKECMTLCSRYLKDIETKFSRLERNYDSDFQKYKGEISIFSQCGRALGAGISRILDDDAWEKAHIYILKNCDEVQPFLELTK comes from the exons ATGGATGGTTTTTATAGAAGTGGATCTGAAATTGGTTCATCAAGTGAGAATAAACATGGAGAGGAACCGAATGATGAAGCAAAGAAATTTTACAGATTGTTAAAGGACTCTGAGCAACCAACTTATCCAGGTTGTGACACCTCAAAATTATCTGTGCTTGTCAAACTATTACACATTAAGAGTATTGGTCGATGGAGTAATGATTCATTTGATATGTTGCTACAGCTATTGAAACAAATACTCCCAATCGGTTCAAATTTGCCAGAATCCTATTATGattccaaaaaaattattaaagatCTTGGTCTCTCTTATCAAAAAATAGATGTGTGTAAAAATGATTGTATGCTGTattggaaggaagaagataagtCTAACATGTGCAAAATATGTGGTGCTTCTAGATGGAAAGAAAATAGTCATAATGAGGAAACCAAAGTTCGAAACAATGGTAAGAAATTAGCAGTGAAGACCTTGCGTTACTTTCCTTTAAAGCCAAGGCTTCAAAGGTTATTCATGTCTAAAAAGACTGCTTCTTTTATGAGATGGCATCATGAAAAAAGATTAGATGATGGACTGATGAGACATCCAGCTGATTCTATGGCATGGAAGTCGTTCGATGATTTGCATAAAGATTTTTCCATTGAACCTCGAAATGTACGACTTGGTCTTGCTAGTGATGGTTTCCAACCGTTTACTCATTCTAAAAAATCATACAGCATTTGGCCAGTAATACTCATTCCATACAATTTGCCTCCATGGATGTGCAtgaaagaatctaattttattcTTTCAAGTCTAATACCAGGTCCCGAGGGTCCGGGAGATGCTATTGATGTCTATCTTCAACCTTTGATAGAAGAGTTGAAGGAGTTGTGGGAAGTAGGCATTGAAACATTTGATGCTTCAACTCGCCAAAATTTTAAATTGCATGCATCTTTATTGTGGACAATCAATGATTTTCCAGCATATGGGAATCTGTCTGGTTGGAGTACCAAAGGTAAGATGGCATGTCCTTGTTGTAACAAAGACACATGTTCTATGAGGTTAGCTAATGGTAAAAAGCAATGTTATATGGGTCATCGACGTTATCTTCATAGCAACCACAAATGgagaaaaaataaaagtttgTTTGATGGAACTAAAGAAGTAAGACCACCGCCACTTTCACTTTCAGGTGGTGATGTGCTTGCTCAAGTGAATGACCTTGAAGGAAACATCTTGACTAAAGATGTTAAAAGAAAGGTGAAAATATCACATGAAAACAGAGGTGATAATTGGAATAAGAAAAGTATTTTCTTTGAACTGCCATATTGGAGTTCTCTTTTGTTAAGACACAATTTGGATGTGATGCACATTGAAAAGAACATATTTGAGAATATAGTCAAGACAATTATGAATACGAAGGGGAAGACCAAGGACAATGTCCAAGCTCGTCTTGATTTGGAAGCTCTGAAAATTAGACCAGATTTGCATCCAATTCGCAAGGGGGATAAACTTGAGTTGCCCATTGCATCCTACACTTTATCTGCAGAGGAAAAACActtgttttgcttattttttaAGCAATTAAGAGTTTCAGATGGGTTTTCTTCTAATATTTCTCAAAGTGTTAACTTGAAAGAACATAAAATATCAGGTCTGAAAAGTCATGATTTTCATGTCCTTTTACAACATCTACTTCCTCTTGGGATACGTGGCCTCCTCCCTAAAGCAGTGTGTGAACCACTTATTGAGTTGTCTTTGTTCTTTACTAGTTTGGGTGCTAAAACATTGAAGGTTTCTGAGTTACAAAAGATTGAATCCCAAATTCTGATTACTCTTTGCAAGTTGGAACAAGTTTTTCTCCCTTCATTTTTTGATGTGATGGTGCATTTGCCTGTTCATTTGGCTAAAGAGGCTATAATTGGTGGACCTGTACAATATCGATGGATGTACGCTATTGAGCGTATGTTGTATGAGTTAAAACAACTGATTCGAAACATGGCTCGTCCGGAAGGCTCAATAGCAGAGGGCTATATAGCAAAGGAGTGTATGACTCTTTGCTCAAGATACTTGAAAGACATTGAGACAAAATTCAGTAGACTTGAGCGAAACTATGACAGTGACTTTCAAAAATATAAAGGTGAAATATCCATATTTTCGCAATGTGGACGAGCATTAGGAGCTGGTATAAGTCGTATTCTCGATGACGATGCATGGGAGAAAGCTCATATCTATATTTTAAAGAATTGCGATGAAGTACAACCTTTCCTCGA GTTGACAAAATGA